Proteins from a single region of Gemmatimonas sp. UBA7669:
- a CDS encoding (4Fe-4S)-binding protein produces the protein MADTPAPTDPQAITRVYPAGQLAIEWRQGLCQHSGNCVKANARVFNPRRTPWIETEQATDDELRAAVARCPSGALRIREVG, from the coding sequence ATGGCCGACACTCCCGCTCCAACCGATCCGCAGGCCATCACCCGCGTTTACCCGGCCGGGCAGCTGGCCATTGAATGGCGCCAGGGGCTCTGCCAGCACAGCGGCAACTGCGTCAAGGCCAACGCCCGCGTCTTCAACCCCCGTCGAACACCATGGATTGAAACGGAACAGGCCACCGACGACGAATTGCGCGCCGCGGTGGCCCGTTGTCCCTCAGGGGCGCTCCGTATCCGGGAAGTCGGCTGA